A window of the Polaribacter sp. HaHaR_3_91 genome harbors these coding sequences:
- a CDS encoding RagB/SusD family nutrient uptake outer membrane protein, whose product MKKYNKILLLIMVGFFLSCSESFLELTPQSSVANEDAITNLEDLETSITGVYDEIQGAYYYGRYMFMVPDVLSDDVKQNLSANRIVDYAEHVQNVSDGQANALWTGMYFANNALNNIINSDVEVTASSQASKEHILGEAHALRGLIYFDLVKLFAQHYTFTSDASHAGVPLILEFDPTLEPSRNTVEEVYNQVILDMTTALSLMSDTSRSSNSSTLSAISVKALLSRVYLYKEDWANAEAMATDVINTGYSLVDNDNYATLWDNDNTSESIFEISMTESDNVGGNGIAGLYISAAAGGYGDYLPSNDVVSLYDADDVRMENFVIDENLAGDYAPYRVDKYSHVLGYDNVKVVRLAEIYLIRAEARAQIGTDITGAQEDLDVIRKRALPTAISTTSTGDDLIDAIFLERRLELCFEGQRLWDLMRRKKDIVRTNCTSSACFISYADDTNILPIPQDETDVNPNIEQNPGY is encoded by the coding sequence ATGAAAAAATATAATAAAATATTACTATTGATTATGGTAGGGTTCTTCTTATCATGTTCAGAATCATTTTTAGAACTTACACCTCAATCTTCAGTTGCAAACGAAGATGCTATTACAAATTTAGAGGATTTAGAAACTTCTATTACAGGTGTGTATGACGAAATTCAAGGAGCATATTATTACGGTAGATACATGTTTATGGTTCCAGATGTTTTGTCTGACGATGTAAAGCAAAATTTATCAGCAAATAGAATTGTAGACTATGCAGAACACGTTCAAAACGTATCTGATGGTCAGGCAAATGCCTTATGGACTGGAATGTATTTTGCAAATAATGCCTTAAATAATATTATTAATTCTGATGTAGAAGTTACAGCATCATCTCAAGCTAGTAAAGAACATATTTTAGGAGAAGCACACGCTTTAAGAGGTTTAATCTATTTTGATTTGGTAAAGTTGTTTGCGCAACATTATACATTTACATCAGATGCAAGTCATGCGGGAGTACCTTTAATCCTAGAGTTTGACCCAACATTAGAACCATCAAGAAATACTGTAGAAGAGGTTTATAATCAGGTGATTTTAGATATGACAACGGCTTTATCTTTAATGAGTGATACTTCTAGAAGCTCAAATTCTAGTACATTATCAGCGATATCAGTCAAAGCTTTATTGTCTAGAGTTTATTTGTATAAAGAAGATTGGGCAAATGCAGAAGCAATGGCTACCGATGTAATTAATACAGGTTATAGTTTGGTTGATAATGACAATTACGCAACATTATGGGATAACGATAATACTTCTGAATCGATTTTTGAAATTTCTATGACAGAATCAGACAACGTAGGAGGTAACGGTATTGCTGGTTTATACATTTCTGCAGCAGCAGGTGGTTACGGAGATTATTTACCATCTAACGACGTTGTTTCTTTATATGACGCAGACGATGTAAGAATGGAGAATTTTGTAATAGATGAAAATTTAGCAGGAGATTATGCGCCTTATAGAGTAGACAAATACTCACATGTTTTGGGGTATGATAATGTAAAAGTTGTACGTCTTGCAGAAATTTATTTAATAAGAGCAGAAGCAAGAGCACAAATAGGTACAGATATTACTGGAGCTCAAGAAGATTTAGATGTAATTCGTAAGAGAGCGCTACCTACAGCAATAAGTACAACGAGTACAGGAGATGATTTAATAGACGCTATTTTTCTAGAAAGAAGATTAGAACTTTGTTTTGAAGGACAAAGATTATGGGATTTAATGCGAAGAAAAAAAGATATTGTAAGAACAAATTGTACATCTAGTGCTTGTTTTATTTCTTATGCAGATGATACCAATATATTGCCAATACCACAGGATGAAACAGATGTAAATCCTAATATAGAGCAAAACCCAGGATACTAA
- a CDS encoding TonB-dependent receptor, whose protein sequence is MRLFLLLISLGITAGNMNPLMGQTKINIDVKGISIEEFFEEIQGSSDYMFFYKDDVLNTNKKVSIKLNEANIIKILDKAFSKTNLSYRVDGKQVIVKKTKQKPTISLANNQVKQERVVNGLVVESEGFALPGVSVHVKGTSTGTETDFDGKYSIKVPAGAVLEFSYIGMIKQTVTVGDKTVIDVQMEESTASLEEVVIVGYGSLKKEELTGSVAVMKGTELEQAPTSSFEQSLRGGVAGIQASALDGAPGSNTEIRIRGIGSINASSEPLYVIDGIPIQAGSQSTNDNDGASSNVMASINPNDIESISILKDAASTAIYGSRGANGVILITTKQGKTGKATIELKTLTGFNSQASKNILKPLNAAQYKELYIEGYVNLGLTEAEAQTQLDNYYTQQIDPSTGEATDTNWLDAITRTGVTQSYDLSIRGATDKVKYFMSGGFMEQGSYIIGYDFSRFSGRTNLEYKASKYLTISNNISIANITSTTAPDAGSWNNPFKSTLELSPLIPIYDEEGLYNADHLAYFPIGSNPVGSLSGDDLWETKTSRIIDNLVLTVTPIKNLIFRSQWNFDILSVNESTYYNRRYGTGYDTNGYAYEANTTNKTWVGTQTLDYSLTLNDSHNFNFLAGYEAQQTIRESFSASGSDFPNDVVKTLSTAAAEYAVSGTKTEYTFNSMFLRGNYNFDHKYYLSGSVRRDGSSRFGADNRYGTFYSVGASWNMFKEKFINNISFIDVLKLRTSYGLTGNAAIGNFASLGLYGYGDDYDGSPGGTPQQLANPELTWETQENFNIGLDFGLFGKISGTVEYFDRQSSDLILDVPISPTTGFTELTQNFGSMSNKGLEITLNADIINNKDFRWSVGFNTTFIKNEITDLDEDYTSGAFRRQVGQDFQSFYMYGWAGVDQTNGDVQYFTDASETTITNDIGDAERYLSGKSATPDFYGGFNTSFSYKGFSLNAGFMYSSGNYLFDSRAKGSLGDGRLTPRSTATYVYENRWVEGKTDALFPKFQWGGQSGSNQGNVTRWLYDGSFIRLKDLTLAYDVPEKVASLLHLSSARIYARGTNLLTFTKDKDLYIDPEQSISGSYNGLTPAMKTISVGLDIKL, encoded by the coding sequence ATGAGATTATTTCTATTATTAATTAGTTTGGGAATCACAGCAGGTAATATGAATCCGCTGATGGGACAAACGAAAATAAATATTGATGTAAAAGGAATATCAATAGAAGAATTTTTTGAAGAAATTCAAGGGTCAAGTGATTACATGTTCTTTTATAAGGATGATGTTTTAAACACAAATAAAAAAGTATCAATAAAACTTAATGAAGCGAATATTATTAAGATTTTAGATAAAGCTTTTTCAAAAACCAATTTAAGTTATAGGGTTGATGGAAAGCAAGTTATTGTCAAAAAAACAAAACAAAAACCAACTATTTCTTTAGCTAATAATCAAGTAAAACAAGAAAGGGTGGTTAATGGTTTAGTTGTAGAATCTGAAGGTTTTGCTTTGCCTGGTGTAAGTGTTCATGTAAAAGGAACCTCTACAGGAACTGAAACAGATTTTGATGGTAAATATTCTATTAAAGTACCAGCTGGTGCTGTTTTAGAGTTTTCTTATATAGGTATGATAAAACAAACTGTAACAGTTGGAGATAAAACGGTTATAGATGTTCAAATGGAAGAAAGTACTGCTTCTTTAGAAGAAGTGGTTATTGTTGGTTATGGTTCTTTAAAAAAAGAAGAATTAACGGGTTCTGTTGCAGTAATGAAAGGAACAGAATTAGAACAGGCGCCAACATCTTCTTTTGAGCAATCTCTAAGAGGTGGAGTAGCAGGTATACAAGCAAGTGCTCTTGATGGAGCACCAGGATCAAATACAGAAATTAGAATTAGAGGTATTGGATCTATTAATGCATCTAGTGAGCCTTTATATGTTATAGATGGTATTCCTATTCAAGCAGGTAGCCAGTCTACAAATGATAATGATGGAGCCAGTTCTAATGTAATGGCGTCTATCAATCCAAACGATATTGAGAGTATTAGTATCTTAAAAGATGCTGCTTCTACAGCAATTTATGGATCTAGAGGTGCAAATGGTGTTATTTTAATTACTACAAAACAAGGAAAAACAGGTAAAGCAACTATAGAATTAAAAACATTAACAGGGTTTAATTCTCAAGCATCAAAAAATATTTTAAAACCTTTAAATGCAGCTCAGTATAAAGAATTATATATTGAAGGTTATGTAAATTTAGGACTTACAGAGGCAGAAGCTCAAACACAATTAGATAATTATTATACACAACAAATCGATCCTTCAACAGGTGAAGCTACAGATACAAACTGGTTAGACGCTATAACAAGAACTGGAGTTACACAAAGTTATGATTTAAGTATAAGAGGAGCTACCGATAAAGTTAAATACTTTATGTCTGGTGGTTTTATGGAGCAAGGAAGTTATATTATAGGATATGATTTTTCTAGATTTAGTGGTAGAACTAATTTAGAATATAAAGCAAGTAAATATTTAACAATATCGAATAACATATCAATTGCAAATATTACATCTACAACTGCACCAGATGCAGGTTCTTGGAACAACCCCTTTAAGAGTACTTTAGAGCTATCTCCGTTAATTCCTATTTATGACGAGGAAGGTTTATACAATGCAGATCATTTAGCATATTTTCCAATAGGAAGTAATCCTGTAGGAAGTTTGAGTGGAGACGATTTATGGGAAACAAAAACAAGTAGAATTATTGATAATTTAGTACTTACAGTCACTCCTATAAAGAATTTAATATTTAGATCTCAATGGAATTTTGATATTTTAAGCGTTAACGAATCTACTTATTATAACAGACGTTATGGAACCGGATATGATACAAATGGTTATGCTTATGAAGCAAATACTACCAACAAAACATGGGTAGGTACACAAACGTTAGATTATAGTTTAACATTAAATGATAGTCATAATTTTAACTTTTTAGCAGGTTATGAAGCGCAACAAACCATACGTGAATCATTTTCTGCTTCAGGTTCAGATTTTCCTAACGATGTAGTTAAAACACTAAGTACTGCAGCAGCAGAATATGCGGTTTCTGGTACAAAAACAGAGTATACTTTTAACTCTATGTTTTTAAGAGGTAACTATAATTTTGATCATAAATATTATCTTTCAGGTAGTGTAAGGCGTGATGGATCTTCAAGATTTGGTGCAGATAATAGATACGGAACATTTTATTCTGTAGGTGCAAGTTGGAATATGTTTAAAGAAAAATTTATTAATAATATTTCTTTTATCGATGTTCTTAAATTAAGAACATCTTATGGTTTAACAGGTAATGCAGCTATTGGTAATTTTGCTTCCTTAGGATTATATGGTTATGGTGATGATTATGACGGCTCTCCCGGAGGTACTCCTCAACAACTTGCAAATCCAGAACTTACATGGGAAACTCAAGAGAATTTTAATATTGGGTTAGATTTTGGTCTTTTTGGTAAAATTAGTGGTACTGTAGAGTATTTTGATAGACAATCTTCAGATCTTATTTTAGATGTTCCTATTTCTCCAACAACAGGGTTTACAGAATTAACACAAAACTTTGGATCTATGTCTAATAAAGGTTTAGAAATTACTTTAAATGCAGACATTATTAATAATAAAGATTTTAGATGGAGTGTTGGTTTTAATACAACTTTTATTAAAAATGAAATTACAGATTTAGATGAAGATTATACAAGCGGAGCTTTTAGAAGACAAGTAGGACAAGATTTTCAGTCTTTTTATATGTATGGTTGGGCAGGTGTAGATCAAACAAACGGAGATGTACAATATTTTACAGATGCTAGTGAAACTACCATAACAAATGATATTGGAGATGCAGAGCGTTATTTATCAGGTAAGTCTGCAACACCAGATTTTTACGGTGGTTTTAATACTTCTTTTTCTTACAAAGGCTTTAGCTTAAATGCTGGTTTTATGTATTCTTCTGGTAATTATTTGTTTGATAGTAGAGCAAAAGGATCTTTAGGAGATGGTAGATTAACACCAAGAAGTACTGCTACATATGTTTACGAAAATAGGTGGGTAGAAGGTAAAACAGATGCTTTATTCCCTAAGTTTCAATGGGGAGGACAATCTGGTAGTAATCAAGGTAATGTTACAAGATGGTTGTACGATGGTAGTTTTATCCGTTTAAAAGATTTAACACTAGCATATGATGTTCCTGAAAAAGTAGCTTCATTATTACACCTTAGTTCTGCAAGAATATACGCAAGAGGTACAAACTTATTAACGTTTACTAAAGATAAAGATTTATACATAGATCCAGAACAATCTATAAGCGGGAGCTATAATGGATTAACGCCAGCGATGAAAACTATTTCTGTAGGACTAGATATTAAACTGTAA